Proteins found in one Paenibacillus sp. FSL R10-2782 genomic segment:
- a CDS encoding MarR family transcriptional regulator, with translation MNTAFEAQLKTSFTKVEILYHIDQRQELSQLELQHLLVLDGAAVTRHLKRLEEEGLIIRTKKEQDKRVTYIRLTESGVRELHILSEQRQAFQDKLLHEFADGEIVSLTNALQRMSTNVKNM, from the coding sequence ATGAATACCGCTTTTGAAGCACAGTTAAAAACGAGCTTTACCAAGGTCGAGATTTTGTATCACATTGATCAGCGGCAGGAATTGAGTCAGCTGGAGCTTCAGCATTTGCTGGTTCTGGACGGAGCGGCGGTAACCCGACATCTGAAAAGGCTGGAGGAGGAGGGTCTGATTATCCGCACCAAAAAAGAGCAGGATAAGCGTGTGACCTATATTCGTCTAACAGAATCAGGGGTTCGAGAGCTGCACATTTTGTCAGAGCAAAGACAAGCCTTTCAGGACAAGCTGCTGCATGAGTTTGCTGATGGGGAAATTGTTTCTTTGACAAATGCATTACAGCGCATGTCTACCAATGTGAAGAATATGTAA
- a CDS encoding sigma-70 family RNA polymerase sigma factor, with protein sequence MQIVVSNFDFLKPVFDFELFKVAHQDKEDVKQTAILRILESVSNYTSEELPENKLFSFCQVIVKRTVADYYRRSSRLIEQKTMSIDWNGYNSKGEISGGGALSPTSDDYSYDIALLRHDFTQHRHLFSPQERKVLEHLLFSRDGIGMNMADICSELNINKSHASRAYKKLRTVCN encoded by the coding sequence ATGCAGATCGTAGTTTCTAACTTTGACTTCCTTAAGCCTGTCTTTGACTTTGAGTTGTTCAAAGTCGCCCACCAAGATAAAGAGGATGTGAAGCAAACCGCTATTCTTCGTATCTTGGAATCGGTGTCGAACTACACAAGTGAAGAACTCCCTGAAAACAAACTGTTCTCATTCTGTCAGGTTATTGTGAAGCGGACTGTTGCAGATTACTATCGCAGGTCAAGCCGCTTGATTGAACAGAAAACGATGTCCATAGACTGGAATGGTTATAACAGTAAAGGTGAAATTTCAGGGGGGGGGGCATTAAGTCCCACTTCTGATGATTATTCCTATGACATAGCACTTCTCCGTCATGATTTTACGCAACATAGGCATCTCTTTTCGCCCCAAGAAAGAAAAGTGCTGGAGCATTTACTATTTTCACGAGATGGTATTGGAATGAATATGGCAGATATTTGTTCTGAACTTAACATTAATAAATCTCATGCATCGAGAGCTTATAAAAAGCTTCGCACTGTGTGTAACTGA
- a CDS encoding helix-turn-helix transcriptional regulator, with translation MYEWQKQIQIIVDEIDECIKNYSDEALTLHFLSRRLGYSEFYTTRKFKEIAGMQFRDYLRRRKLAFALKEVRDSERSILDIAFNYGFSSHEAFTRAFKGTYGVTPSEYRKAPKPVVLRTKINSFDRYFLGLGEIGMMKSTDDVKIYFVTIPAHKFLHIKNYESNGYWDFWQKQSLIPGQDCETICGLLDSIKGKLDDDGGSEVNSGGGQIMAYINDPDGRLCDWGIPRTECYGIRLPLDYKGEVPPQMLMIDVPEAKYIVFEHGPFDYEQENRSVEEKVEKAMANFDFANTSYCFDTSPGRIIYCYHDPERFLKYIRPVKTNG, from the coding sequence ATGTACGAGTGGCAGAAGCAAATTCAAATCATCGTTGATGAAATTGATGAATGTATTAAAAATTATAGTGATGAAGCTTTGACACTACACTTTCTTTCTCGAAGGTTGGGTTATTCCGAGTTTTATACAACGAGAAAATTCAAGGAAATAGCGGGTATGCAATTTAGGGATTATCTACGGCGTAGAAAATTAGCGTTTGCACTAAAAGAGGTTCGAGATAGTGAAAGAAGCATTTTGGATATTGCTTTTAATTATGGTTTTTCATCACATGAAGCTTTTACCAGAGCTTTCAAAGGAACATATGGTGTAACGCCAAGTGAATACCGAAAAGCGCCTAAGCCTGTCGTTCTTCGAACAAAAATAAACTCTTTTGACCGCTACTTTTTAGGATTGGGAGAGATTGGTATGATGAAATCTACCGATGATGTTAAAATTTATTTTGTAACTATTCCCGCACACAAATTTTTGCACATTAAAAACTATGAGAGTAATGGGTATTGGGATTTTTGGCAAAAACAAAGTCTTATTCCGGGGCAGGACTGCGAAACAATTTGCGGATTACTTGATAGTATTAAGGGCAAATTGGATGACGATGGTGGGAGCGAAGTTAACAGCGGCGGTGGTCAGATTATGGCATATATTAATGACCCTGACGGTAGATTATGCGATTGGGGTATTCCACGGACAGAGTGTTATGGGATACGTCTTCCTTTGGATTATAAAGGTGAAGTACCACCACAAATGCTTATGATTGATGTTCCCGAAGCCAAATATATTGTTTTCGAACATGGGCCATTTGATTATGAGCAGGAAAATCGCAGTGTAGAGGAAAAGGTTGAGAAGGCAATGGCAAATTTTGATTTTGCAAATACCAGTTACTGCTTTGATACTTCCCCTGGTAGAATCATTTATTGTTATCATGATCCGGAGCGGTTTTTAAAGTATATCAGACCAGTAAAAACGAATGGTTGA
- a CDS encoding LysR family transcriptional regulator translates to MDIENMQAFVSVAELRSLTEAAQKLNHLQSNMTAKIKKLEAHYKTALFYRKPRGMELTPAGETLYAQFKQILLLWQDTEMKMRPQEEKLRIGTMQSIVAGETTRALTKVYELYPKASVTLKTGTTTEMERLILDGELDIAFVTGYSTNPYIHYQKICREELVLVGKGIHEGSDLKQVLQGASIIILSDSCLYLTHLEKMYQDMQLTHGEVVEVGVFDTMVQFVLMGMGITLMSKKLARQFNVKSYLSVPPTFGYMDTYLITRPNYKMTAIEHKFIEINNTI, encoded by the coding sequence ATGGATATTGAAAATATGCAGGCATTTGTTTCGGTGGCAGAACTGAGAAGCCTGACAGAAGCTGCCCAAAAGCTGAATCACCTGCAGTCGAACATGACGGCCAAAATAAAGAAGCTGGAGGCCCACTATAAAACAGCGTTATTTTACCGAAAACCTCGTGGCATGGAGCTGACCCCAGCAGGAGAAACCTTGTACGCTCAGTTCAAGCAAATTTTGTTGCTATGGCAAGACACAGAGATGAAAATGAGACCGCAGGAGGAAAAGCTGCGCATTGGCACGATGCAGTCCATCGTGGCGGGGGAAACAACAAGAGCGCTTACGAAGGTATATGAGCTGTACCCAAAAGCTTCTGTTACCTTAAAAACCGGAACCACTACGGAAATGGAGCGATTAATCCTCGACGGGGAACTCGATATCGCTTTTGTTACAGGGTATTCCACTAACCCTTACATTCATTATCAAAAAATATGCCGTGAAGAGCTGGTGTTGGTGGGGAAAGGCATTCATGAAGGCTCAGACCTCAAACAGGTGTTGCAAGGAGCCTCTATTATTATATTGTCGGATAGTTGCCTGTATCTCACGCATCTGGAGAAGATGTATCAGGACATGCAATTGACTCATGGCGAGGTTGTGGAGGTAGGGGTGTTTGATACGATGGTGCAGTTTGTTTTGATGGGAATGGGAATCACCTTGATGTCCAAGAAGCTGGCACGGCAATTTAATGTAAAATCCTATTTGTCGGTTCCCCCAACCTTCGGCTACATGGATACATATTTAATAACCCGTCCCAACTACAAGATGACAGCCATTGAACATAAATTTATCGAAATTAATAATACGATCTAA
- a CDS encoding metalloregulator ArsR/SmtB family transcription factor, translating into MSRNQTNKDSSTGTRRGIIDLLKQQGGMDVATLSSKFLLSGMAIRQHLNALKEEGLVTYEEEARPMGRPTKLWRLTPEADRFFPNGYSELSVSLINSMREAFGNEGLEKLLSVRNKNMQEQYLQHLGNASGVREKLEKLADIRTSEGYMAEVKEQGDGSLLFIEKHCPICEAAAACTGLCKNELHLFETILGDNVHIERVEYILAGGRNCVYRVRGGEQAH; encoded by the coding sequence ATGAGCCGCAATCAAACGAATAAGGATTCATCAACTGGTACCCGGAGAGGGATCATTGATCTGCTAAAGCAGCAAGGTGGAATGGATGTTGCGACACTATCCTCCAAATTTTTGTTATCTGGTATGGCTATTCGTCAACATTTAAATGCTCTCAAAGAAGAAGGATTGGTTACTTACGAAGAAGAGGCCCGTCCCATGGGACGACCCACAAAGCTCTGGAGATTAACGCCTGAGGCTGATCGTTTTTTTCCAAACGGATATTCTGAGTTGTCAGTCAGTCTGATCAATTCGATGAGAGAGGCTTTCGGAAACGAGGGGCTAGAAAAGCTGTTGTCTGTGAGGAATAAGAATATGCAAGAGCAATATCTTCAGCATCTTGGTAACGCATCGGGCGTAAGAGAGAAGCTGGAGAAACTAGCCGATATTCGAACAAGCGAAGGCTATATGGCCGAGGTCAAGGAGCAAGGCGATGGGAGTCTTTTGTTTATCGAAAAGCATTGTCCGATCTGTGAAGCTGCTGCTGCTTGTACCGGGTTATGTAAGAATGAGTTACATTTATTTGAAACCATTCTTGGAGATAATGTTCATATCGAACGGGTAGAGTATATTTTGGCGGGGGGAAGAAACTGTGTTTACAGGGTTAGGGGAGGCGAACAAGCACATTGA
- a CDS encoding MFS transporter: MSSNPQSIFSPRYFALSIGIILSVMAVGFEGLSVTTIAPSIAGDLNGLDLFGWIFSTYLLAQIIGTLVVGRIIDRRGPAAPFTFALLLFIVGLIAAATAGDMYTMIGSRAMQGLGAGAMMTCVYTAISLSYPDELRAKILGAFGTAYVLPSMLGPYVAGLIADQWSWRFVFWGILPILVVSAFLSLPAFRKLKTERTQGDNGATATWLALLLTIGTGIFLIGLSMLPIITGFVLVIIGLVLMVYPLRKLLPKGTLAFRKGMPAILATRGLFFAAYTSTQNFLVLALIDVKGITPSQAGLIVASAALSWCVIAYLQGRWDSADQGRGRHTRIILGVLLLAFGIAFVFWVPVVTVAVAVIGQIIAGIGIGLAHPISGVVAFSQTGEEGVGKTSANLQFADSFTPGVVIGIGGSILVVCQSAGMSLQSGLIVTMGFHLLLIVMSLFASTRITPQTELINR, translated from the coding sequence ATGTCGTCTAATCCTCAAAGTATTTTCAGCCCGCGTTATTTTGCACTGTCCATAGGAATTATCCTGTCGGTGATGGCAGTTGGATTCGAGGGCTTATCGGTAACCACAATTGCCCCTTCCATTGCTGGCGACTTGAACGGCCTTGACCTATTTGGCTGGATATTCAGCACATATCTGCTTGCGCAGATTATCGGGACCCTGGTCGTCGGTCGGATCATTGATAGAAGAGGACCTGCAGCACCGTTCACTTTCGCACTTCTTTTGTTTATCGTCGGGCTGATCGCTGCCGCAACAGCAGGCGATATGTATACCATGATAGGGTCACGAGCCATGCAGGGTTTAGGTGCCGGCGCTATGATGACTTGCGTGTACACTGCAATATCCTTAAGTTATCCCGATGAATTACGTGCCAAAATACTCGGAGCATTCGGTACTGCCTACGTTCTTCCGTCCATGCTTGGTCCATACGTTGCCGGTCTTATCGCAGATCAGTGGTCCTGGCGGTTTGTTTTCTGGGGAATATTACCGATCCTGGTTGTTTCAGCATTTCTAAGTTTACCTGCTTTTAGGAAATTAAAGACAGAGAGAACACAAGGGGACAACGGAGCTACAGCTACATGGTTGGCGTTACTATTAACGATAGGTACGGGGATTTTCTTAATTGGTCTTAGCATGCTACCGATAATTACAGGGTTTGTTTTAGTCATTATCGGCTTAGTGCTAATGGTATATCCGCTGCGCAAACTGCTACCCAAGGGAACTCTTGCTTTCCGAAAAGGCATGCCAGCTATTCTAGCAACACGTGGGCTGTTCTTCGCTGCCTATACCAGCACACAGAATTTCTTGGTATTGGCTTTAATAGATGTGAAAGGTATTACTCCTTCTCAGGCCGGATTAATTGTAGCGAGTGCTGCACTGAGTTGGTGCGTCATTGCTTATCTGCAAGGACGTTGGGATTCGGCAGACCAAGGTCGTGGACGTCATACAAGAATTATACTGGGTGTGCTACTGCTTGCATTTGGGATTGCCTTCGTATTTTGGGTACCTGTTGTAACTGTTGCCGTTGCGGTTATTGGACAAATCATAGCTGGAATCGGAATCGGCTTGGCACATCCTATTAGCGGCGTTGTGGCATTTTCCCAAACAGGGGAAGAAGGTGTTGGAAAAACTTCAGCAAATTTGCAATTTGCGGATTCTTTTACACCGGGCGTGGTTATCGGAATAGGCGGTTCCATCCTTGTTGTTTGTCAATCTGCTGGGATGTCACTGCAATCAGGATTAATTGTAACGATGGGTTTTCATCTCTTGTTAATCGTAATGAGTTTATTCGCTAGCACTCGGATTACACCACAAACTGAACTAATAAACAGATGA
- a CDS encoding helix-turn-helix domain-containing protein: MLTTDTEKLFTAYRIIGTKWIIHILFSLSQGPKQFSEISENVPSISESILSKRLKELQNDNLVKRTVSLARPIQTIYELTPKGSALATFIPCLIDWVNNAAKKNDVPRRNYYDDTGQ; the protein is encoded by the coding sequence ATGTTGACTACAGATACTGAGAAACTTTTTACAGCTTATCGTATAATCGGGACTAAATGGATTATTCATATACTATTTTCCCTTTCTCAAGGTCCAAAGCAATTTAGCGAAATTTCCGAAAATGTTCCTTCCATTTCGGAAAGCATCCTCTCTAAGCGTTTAAAAGAGCTTCAAAACGATAATTTGGTTAAAAGAACTGTAAGTTTGGCACGCCCCATACAAACTATTTATGAATTAACACCAAAAGGATCTGCTCTTGCTACATTCATACCCTGTTTAATAGACTGGGTTAACAATGCAGCTAAAAAAAATGACGTTCCAAGGAGGAATTACTACGATGATACAGGTCAGTGA
- a CDS encoding SGNH/GDSL hydrolase family protein — MTTDQDKYQGSHAVFLGDSITFGYELKDGEKPYPHIVSEVLGFQGFENHGISGSSVASGGFEPMCERYEKMNPHADVIFFMGGRNDFSMGETPFGHLGTPSTETRTFYGALKHIAEGLINRYPDKLIIFLTPPHGSSDAVPEHLPNAVTGQVYSAYAQAVRDVASLYSFPCCDLWNIAGIQPLLPIHRQMYFTGENSIPDGLHPNQAGHERLAARIIGFMNTL, encoded by the coding sequence ATGACTACTGATCAGGACAAGTACCAGGGAAGCCATGCCGTATTTTTGGGAGATAGCATTACTTTTGGTTATGAATTAAAGGATGGGGAAAAGCCTTACCCACATATCGTCAGCGAGGTCTTGGGCTTTCAAGGCTTTGAAAATCACGGCATATCCGGCAGCAGTGTAGCCAGCGGAGGCTTTGAGCCGATGTGTGAGCGATATGAAAAAATGAATCCTCACGCAGATGTGATCTTTTTTATGGGTGGAAGAAATGACTTTTCCATGGGAGAAACGCCGTTCGGTCATTTAGGCACACCATCGACAGAAACGCGAACATTTTATGGTGCGCTCAAGCATATTGCCGAGGGATTAATTAACCGTTACCCGGACAAGCTGATCATCTTTTTGACACCGCCCCACGGATCAAGTGATGCGGTTCCCGAACATTTGCCCAATGCAGTCACGGGACAAGTGTATAGCGCGTATGCGCAGGCCGTGAGAGATGTGGCTTCGCTGTATTCTTTTCCGTGCTGCGACCTGTGGAATATCGCCGGAATTCAACCGCTGCTGCCTATTCACAGACAGATGTATTTTACCGGGGAAAACAGTATTCCTGACGGTCTGCATCCAAATCAGGCAGGTCATGAGCGGCTGGCAGCTCGTATTATTGGATTTATGAACACGCTATAA
- a CDS encoding NADP-dependent oxidoreductase has protein sequence MKAIVIERYGSKDELKERNVPNPKPQAHQVVVKVAATSINPIDWKLREGYLKQMMDWEFPIILGWDVAGTISEVGSEVTNWKVGDEVFARPDTTRFGTYAEYTLVDDQLLARKPASISWEEAASVPLAGLTAWQALFTHGQLAKGEKVLIHAGAGGVGMFAIQLAKQAGAYVITTASERNHELLASLGADQIIDYRTTRFEDVLSDVDVVFDTMGGDVQKNSFKVLKRHTGRIISIVSNFDEELVKEHDVTAKNIWLEPNGQQLQEIADLLEQKKVRSVVGATFPFSQKGLYDAHALSETHHAVGKIAITFS, from the coding sequence ATGAAAGCTATCGTCATTGAACGCTACGGAAGCAAGGATGAACTGAAGGAAAGAAATGTACCCAATCCTAAGCCACAGGCCCATCAGGTCGTTGTGAAAGTAGCAGCTACCTCCATTAACCCGATTGACTGGAAACTGCGTGAAGGTTATTTGAAGCAAATGATGGATTGGGAGTTTCCGATTATCCTGGGTTGGGATGTTGCCGGGACCATCTCGGAAGTAGGTAGCGAGGTAACTAATTGGAAAGTAGGAGACGAGGTGTTTGCCCGTCCGGACACGACCCGTTTTGGTACTTATGCGGAGTATACCTTGGTGGATGACCAACTACTGGCGCGTAAACCTGCCTCGATCTCATGGGAGGAAGCCGCATCTGTTCCGTTGGCGGGACTGACAGCCTGGCAGGCGCTCTTTACACATGGTCAACTGGCCAAAGGTGAAAAGGTACTGATCCACGCAGGCGCAGGTGGTGTCGGCATGTTTGCTATCCAGCTTGCCAAACAAGCTGGCGCCTATGTCATTACGACAGCCAGCGAGCGCAATCATGAGCTGCTTGCTTCATTAGGAGCCGATCAAATTATTGACTACCGTACGACCCGTTTCGAGGATGTATTGTCCGATGTGGACGTTGTGTTTGATACGATGGGTGGAGATGTTCAGAAAAACAGCTTTAAAGTTCTGAAAAGGCACACTGGACGGATCATATCCATCGTCAGCAATTTTGACGAAGAGCTGGTCAAGGAGCACGACGTAACGGCCAAAAATATATGGCTGGAGCCCAACGGACAGCAGCTACAGGAAATTGCCGACCTGTTAGAGCAGAAAAAAGTAAGATCGGTGGTAGGAGCTACGTTCCCTTTTTCGCAAAAAGGTCTGTATGATGCACATGCTCTAAGCGAAACCCACCATGCTGTCGGTAAAATTGCCATTACCTTTTCATAA
- a CDS encoding site-specific integrase, which produces MRRIKNLKEAKTVIVTFNDDEYMRKYEELKQERFRKKEQDEVEDYYFLEQSAVKLSRFRINKILKEHCRNAGVRKEVRCSHHDCRHYFAQKQLRNGIDVYSLSRLMGHFDTQITSKYLRGLEQEDILHIGRLHSPLNGLKIKQNSMGELK; this is translated from the coding sequence ATGCGGCGGATTAAAAATCTCAAGGAAGCAAAAACCGTAATCGTCACGTTTAATGATGATGAGTACATGAGAAAGTATGAGGAACTAAAGCAGGAGCGTTTCAGGAAAAAAGAACAGGATGAAGTTGAGGATTACTACTTCCTAGAACAGTCGGCAGTTAAGCTTTCCCGCTTCCGCATAAACAAAATTCTAAAAGAGCATTGCAGAAATGCGGGGGTTCGGAAAGAAGTCCGATGCTCTCACCATGATTGCCGCCACTATTTTGCTCAGAAGCAATTAAGAAACGGCATAGATGTGTATAGTCTGAGTCGCCTGATGGGTCATTTTGACACGCAGATCACTTCTAAATACTTAAGAGGACTGGAGCAGGAAGATATTCTTCACATTGGTCGCTTACACAGTCCGTTAAATGGTTTGAAAATCAAACAAAATTCAATGGGTGAGTTGAAATGA
- a CDS encoding NCS2 family permease, whose translation MERFFKLKEHGTNVRTEIIAGITTFMTMAYILVVNNTFLGPTGAGMPSEAVFFATAVGAGLITILMGLFVNVPIGMAPGMGLNAYFMTVVLSSNGMITWQAALGAVFISGIVFLILTVTRVRQMLLVAVPENLKTAITVGIGLFITIVGFKLCNLVMVSIVPGTDVGQPVPGHAFNLILGSLVHQKDALLALIGLLIIAALMVVRVKGALLIGIVATTLIGIPMGVTNLSSLTTGHWIPDFSNLAVGQLDLKAALHIGLFDIIFIFTFVELFDTFGTLVGTATRAGIMKDKKKGEKIIGKAMLVDAVGVSTGAVLGTSTITAFVESSAGVEEGGRTGLTAVTTGVLFLLALFIAPLALVVPSAATAPALIIVGVLMMSQVRNIDWDNFLLAFPAFLTIVLMPFTGGIANGISAGILSYVVLAVFSNLFTSNKVKVHWLMWVLAVIVVIRFAFMGSE comes from the coding sequence ATGGAGCGTTTCTTTAAATTAAAGGAACATGGAACGAACGTCCGCACAGAAATTATTGCGGGGATTACTACTTTTATGACCATGGCTTACATTTTGGTGGTCAACAATACCTTTTTAGGGCCCACTGGAGCAGGGATGCCCAGCGAAGCCGTCTTTTTTGCCACTGCGGTAGGTGCAGGACTGATCACTATTCTAATGGGGTTGTTCGTTAATGTGCCCATTGGCATGGCTCCAGGTATGGGCTTGAATGCTTATTTTATGACCGTAGTTTTGAGTTCGAATGGTATGATCACTTGGCAAGCGGCACTTGGCGCTGTATTTATATCCGGTATCGTCTTTCTGATTTTAACTGTGACACGAGTGAGACAGATGTTGCTTGTTGCAGTTCCGGAAAATCTAAAGACAGCTATTACCGTAGGGATTGGCTTGTTTATTACCATTGTTGGTTTTAAGCTGTGTAATCTGGTTATGGTAAGTATCGTTCCAGGGACGGATGTAGGTCAGCCGGTTCCGGGTCATGCTTTTAATCTGATTCTGGGTAGTCTGGTTCATCAAAAGGATGCGCTGCTGGCGCTGATCGGTTTGCTCATTATCGCAGCGCTGATGGTTGTTCGGGTCAAAGGTGCTTTGCTGATTGGTATCGTAGCTACTACATTGATTGGTATTCCGATGGGTGTAACGAATCTGAGCAGTTTGACAACAGGTCACTGGATTCCTGATTTTAGTAATCTGGCAGTAGGCCAATTGGATTTGAAGGCTGCTTTGCACATCGGGCTGTTTGATATCATTTTCATTTTCACATTTGTAGAGCTGTTTGATACGTTTGGTACACTGGTGGGTACGGCCACCCGCGCAGGTATAATGAAGGATAAGAAAAAAGGCGAGAAAATCATCGGTAAAGCCATGCTAGTGGACGCTGTTGGTGTAAGTACCGGCGCAGTATTGGGCACTAGCACAATTACAGCATTCGTAGAAAGCTCGGCAGGGGTAGAAGAGGGAGGACGTACGGGTCTGACTGCTGTAACGACAGGGGTTCTGTTCCTGTTGGCTCTCTTTATCGCACCGTTGGCATTGGTTGTGCCTTCCGCGGCCACTGCTCCAGCGTTGATTATCGTTGGCGTGCTGATGATGAGTCAGGTTCGCAACATTGACTGGGATAACTTCCTGCTGGCGTTCCCGGCGTTTCTAACCATCGTTCTGATGCCTTTTACAGGCGGAATCGCTAACGGTATTTCTGCAGGAATTTTGTCTTACGTGGTTCTGGCAGTATTCAGTAACCTGTTTACCAGCAACAAAGTTAAAGTTCACTGGCTCATGTGGGTGCTTGCGGTTATTGTTGTGATCCGGTTTGCCTTTATGGGTTCGGAATAA
- a CDS encoding iron-sulfur cluster assembly accessory protein: protein MIQVSEAAFEKIVEILSSANARNSFLRVGVDEGGCSGLSYSLIVDEQKTEGDILLNKGEFSILVHTNSIKYIEGLQIDYEESGMLGGFTLNNPNARASCGCGASFRMENYSREVKKCD from the coding sequence ATGATACAGGTCAGTGAAGCAGCATTCGAAAAAATCGTCGAAATCTTATCAAGTGCTAATGCCCGAAATTCTTTCCTTAGAGTAGGCGTTGATGAGGGGGGATGCAGTGGTCTATCCTATTCTCTTATCGTGGATGAGCAGAAAACAGAAGGTGATATCTTATTAAATAAAGGTGAATTTAGTATCTTGGTTCACACTAATAGTATTAAATATATTGAAGGTCTTCAAATTGACTATGAAGAAAGCGGTATGTTAGGCGGTTTCACCTTGAATAACCCTAATGCAAGAGCTTCATGTGGATGTGGAGCTAGTTTCAGAATGGAAAATTATAGTAGAGAAGTTAAAAAATGTGATTGA
- a CDS encoding Gfo/Idh/MocA family oxidoreductase, giving the protein MVKKKIRAGIVGGSMNNKWASQTHIPALLKHSNLDITAVGTSRMESARQSAEEVGAALAFDDAKKLAASEDVDMVMVSVKVPHHYGAVMAAIQERKHIFCEWPLGANTAEAAEMATAAEQAGIHHTVGLQARQDLEVQTMKKLVEDGTIGEIVSCHMQVATRGKGGRTDQDTAYLLNRANGANLLTINGGHSLDALQYIVGEFRELSAISSSRYNEATIQETGEVIPKDTADQILIQGSLEKGATVSVHIQGGVNPKFELEIQGKKGVLRLAQHPSLGHVQFGNLRLEKLVYDPNSKQSHASNGDFEPINIVHEPDSGLDFPKEGVTLNVAKAHHVFAEDILTDTRLAPDFNHALKLHQLLDRIEESATTGKKIMW; this is encoded by the coding sequence ATGGTCAAAAAGAAGATTCGTGCAGGTATCGTAGGAGGTTCGATGAATAATAAATGGGCCAGTCAAACGCATATTCCGGCTTTGCTCAAGCACTCGAACCTGGATATCACTGCCGTCGGCACCTCCCGTATGGAGAGCGCGCGTCAAAGCGCAGAAGAAGTAGGGGCGGCACTGGCTTTTGATGATGCCAAAAAGCTCGCAGCTTCCGAGGATGTGGATATGGTCATGGTGAGCGTAAAAGTTCCCCATCATTACGGAGCAGTGATGGCGGCAATTCAAGAGAGAAAACATATTTTTTGTGAATGGCCCTTGGGGGCAAACACTGCGGAAGCCGCTGAAATGGCTACGGCAGCAGAACAGGCCGGCATTCATCATACCGTCGGCTTGCAGGCACGGCAGGATCTTGAAGTGCAAACGATGAAAAAGCTGGTGGAAGACGGAACGATTGGTGAAATTGTGTCCTGTCATATGCAAGTAGCTACTCGAGGTAAAGGAGGACGAACAGATCAGGATACGGCTTATTTGCTGAATAGAGCCAATGGCGCCAATCTGCTGACGATTAACGGGGGACATTCTTTGGACGCGCTGCAATACATCGTTGGCGAATTCCGTGAGCTATCAGCCATCTCTTCATCTCGCTATAACGAAGCCACTATTCAGGAAACAGGTGAAGTCATTCCCAAGGATACTGCAGATCAGATTCTGATTCAGGGGTCATTGGAGAAGGGGGCAACGGTATCCGTCCACATTCAGGGGGGAGTGAATCCAAAATTCGAGCTGGAGATTCAGGGAAAAAAGGGCGTTTTGCGTTTGGCTCAGCATCCTTCGCTTGGGCATGTTCAATTTGGGAATCTGAGACTCGAAAAACTTGTGTATGATCCAAACAGTAAGCAGAGTCATGCGTCTAATGGCGATTTTGAACCAATCAATATAGTTCATGAGCCTGATAGCGGCCTGGATTTCCCCAAAGAAGGGGTAACTCTGAATGTAGCCAAGGCTCACCATGTATTTGCCGAGGATATTTTGACGGACACCCGTCTCGCTCCCGATTTCAACCATGCCTTAAAGCTACATCAGCTACTGGACCGCATTGAAGAATCGGCAACGACTGGAAAAAAGATCATGTGGTAA